A part of Spirochaetota bacterium genomic DNA contains:
- a CDS encoding chemotaxis response regulator protein-glutamate methylesterase, translating into MSEKIKVLVVDDSALVRKVISDILESDKEIEVIGTANNGKSAVFKNLTLNPDVITMDIEMPIMNGLEALQEIIRTNPKPVIMMSVLTQYGAEATFKALEYGAVDFIPKPSTVLAMSMDDIAELLITKVKAVAKASIAVNLQKSTDTHKIDKLSVVAKHDDKKKIVGIGTSTGGPSALQRVLQKLPKDFPSPILVVQHMPPGFTKAFAERLDSLCNISVKEAEDGEKILNGCVYIAPGDSHIVMEKTGDVRVIRLSQAEKVSGHRPSADVLFHSLAKADSHNVVGVIMTGMGRDGAMGIKEIHDEGGYTIAQDESTSVVYGMNRVAVEMGVVDAVVDVDTIPEEIIKHI; encoded by the coding sequence ATGTCAGAAAAGATAAAGGTCCTTGTTGTTGATGATTCTGCATTGGTCAGAAAAGTTATATCTGATATTTTAGAGAGTGATAAAGAAATAGAAGTTATAGGTACTGCTAACAACGGGAAATCTGCTGTTTTTAAAAATCTTACTCTCAATCCTGATGTCATTACTATGGACATTGAGATGCCCATTATGAATGGGCTGGAGGCTTTGCAAGAAATTATACGAACAAATCCAAAGCCTGTTATCATGATGAGTGTATTGACACAATATGGAGCAGAGGCAACGTTTAAAGCACTTGAATATGGTGCTGTTGATTTTATACCAAAGCCTTCAACTGTATTGGCTATGAGCATGGATGACATTGCTGAGCTTCTTATTACCAAAGTTAAAGCTGTTGCAAAGGCATCAATTGCAGTTAATTTGCAAAAAAGTACAGATACACATAAAATTGATAAGCTGTCTGTTGTTGCAAAGCATGATGATAAAAAAAAGATTGTTGGCATAGGAACATCTACAGGCGGCCCTTCGGCATTACAGAGAGTTTTACAAAAATTGCCAAAAGATTTTCCTTCGCCTATACTTGTTGTACAGCATATGCCACCAGGTTTTACAAAAGCATTTGCAGAAAGATTGGATAGCTTATGTAACATTTCAGTGAAAGAAGCTGAGGATGGAGAAAAAATATTAAATGGATGTGTGTACATAGCTCCAGGAGATTCGCATATAGTGATGGAAAAAACAGGTGATGTTCGAGTGATTAGATTATCTCAAGCTGAAAAAGTTTCTGGGCACAGGCCCTCTGCAGATGTTTTATTTCATTCCCTTGCCAAAGCTGATTCACATAATGTTGTAGGTGTCATAATGACAGGGATGGGCCGTGATGGAGCAATGGGTATTAAGGAAATACATGATGAAGGCGGTTATACCATTGCTCAGGATGAATCAACGTCAGTTGTGTATGGCATGAACAGAGTGGCAGTTGAAATGGGTGTTGTTGATGCTGTGGTTGATGTTGATACAATACCCGAGGAGATTATTAAGCATATTTAG
- a CDS encoding response regulator: protein MAKILIVDDAKFMRTLVKDALVPKGHEIIGEAENGVEAVQLYKKLRPDLVTMDITMREKDGIEAAEEILQFDPNARIIMVTALGQENLLTRAIKIGVKDFVVKPFPPERLQKAAEKALA, encoded by the coding sequence ATGGCTAAAATACTGATAGTAGACGATGCTAAGTTTATGCGAACCCTTGTTAAGGATGCACTGGTGCCCAAAGGCCATGAGATAATCGGAGAAGCTGAAAATGGAGTAGAAGCAGTGCAGCTTTATAAAAAGCTGCGTCCAGATCTTGTGACAATGGACATTACAATGCGCGAAAAAGATGGTATTGAAGCAGCAGAAGAAATTCTGCAGTTTGATCCCAATGCAAGAATCATTATGGTTACAGCGTTAGGACAGGAAAATTTGTTAACTAGAGCCATAAAAATAGGGGTTAAGGATTTTGTAGTTAAACCATTCCCTCCGGAAAGACTTCAAAAAGCTGCTGAGAAAGCTTTAGCATAA